One Sediminicola sp. YIK13 DNA segment encodes these proteins:
- a CDS encoding carboxypeptidase-like regulatory domain-containing protein, which produces MKKFILCPVLCLFASLGFAQENLKTVFGTVSDDFGELRDVNISIEGKTNTAISDANGKYEISTQAGDILVFNRMGMLPLEITVEDVTRVLNVRMYEKTENLEGVTVTKSLKNQNELAIEYRTNPKIIRSAFGYWDADATSFSLRVIDKKQINPGAFDLATVIRSRFPGIKVIRSSDLMETKIMLRVQGSLGLKPAGYDIDGLITQQFPFFIDPQNIERIAIVASMNGLTKYGTLGNGGIIVINTKTARFEPKDENGEIIDVARVHDNKYFDNVLENKDVINEPTYLQDLNTAKDLKEAISIYNANAIKYSSSYFYFLDAYDYFANKIKNQSFAENIISEHWSLFTNNPVNLKSLAYMYQARGEYEKANHIYKEVFKLRPNYAQSYLDLANSYQEIDAYQKAASIYSRYGYLLEEDFLNDDQKIFTQIMDRELNNLIKLKGNELLSKDHKKKFILDEYFDGTRLVFEWADSEAEFNLQFVNPEMRYFNWNHNNRDNAERVKDEKSLGYATEEFLIDSSINGNWQVNINYLGNKSLTPTYFKVDIYYNYGSPYQKKETKVFKLSLKNINQRLFQINSGNVIVSK; this is translated from the coding sequence ATGAAAAAATTCATCCTTTGCCCCGTTTTATGCCTTTTTGCAAGTCTCGGCTTTGCACAAGAAAACTTAAAAACAGTATTTGGTACCGTTTCTGACGATTTTGGGGAGCTAAGGGATGTAAATATTTCAATTGAAGGAAAAACAAATACTGCGATATCCGATGCTAACGGAAAATATGAGATATCTACCCAGGCAGGAGATATCTTGGTATTTAACCGCATGGGTATGTTGCCATTGGAAATTACGGTAGAAGATGTTACAAGAGTGCTGAATGTTAGAATGTACGAAAAAACAGAGAATTTAGAGGGGGTAACCGTAACAAAATCCTTAAAGAATCAGAATGAATTAGCCATAGAATATAGAACCAATCCTAAGATAATAAGATCAGCTTTTGGTTATTGGGATGCTGACGCAACCAGTTTTTCATTGCGTGTAATTGATAAAAAGCAGATTAATCCAGGTGCTTTTGATTTGGCAACGGTTATCCGAAGTAGGTTTCCTGGAATCAAAGTAATACGCTCATCTGATCTTATGGAAACAAAAATCATGTTACGTGTTCAGGGGAGTTTAGGCCTGAAGCCTGCGGGCTATGACATCGACGGATTAATTACCCAACAGTTCCCATTTTTTATTGATCCCCAGAATATTGAGCGTATTGCCATAGTAGCTTCTATGAATGGTCTTACGAAATATGGGACTTTAGGTAATGGTGGTATAATAGTGATCAATACAAAAACTGCGCGCTTTGAACCAAAAGATGAAAATGGTGAAATTATTGATGTGGCTCGTGTTCATGACAATAAATACTTCGACAATGTACTCGAAAATAAAGATGTGATCAATGAGCCAACATACCTTCAAGATTTGAATACTGCAAAAGATCTGAAGGAAGCTATTTCCATATACAATGCTAATGCAATAAAATATTCAAGTTCCTATTTCTATTTTTTGGATGCTTACGACTACTTTGCCAATAAAATTAAGAATCAATCTTTTGCCGAAAATATTATCTCTGAACATTGGTCATTATTTACAAATAATCCCGTCAACTTAAAATCATTGGCATATATGTACCAAGCTAGAGGTGAGTATGAAAAGGCCAACCACATTTACAAAGAGGTCTTTAAATTGCGACCTAATTATGCGCAGTCTTATTTGGACCTAGCAAACAGTTATCAGGAAATTGATGCCTACCAGAAGGCAGCTTCTATATACTCTCGATATGGATATTTGTTGGAGGAAGACTTTCTTAACGATGACCAAAAAATCTTTACACAGATTATGGATCGGGAACTGAACAACCTTATTAAACTCAAAGGCAATGAACTGCTATCAAAGGACCACAAAAAAAAGTTTATCCTAGACGAATATTTCGATGGTACACGGCTAGTATTCGAATGGGCCGACAGTGAAGCTGAGTTTAATTTACAGTTTGTCAATCCCGAAATGCGCTATTTTAATTGGAACCATAATAACCGAGATAATGCTGAAAGAGTCAAGGATGAAAAATCCTTGGGATATGCAACCGAGGAATTTTTGATAGATAGTTCCATTAATGGCAATTGGCAGGTGAACATCAACTATTTAGGCAACAAAAGCCTTACCCCTACCTATTTTAAGGTTGATATCTACTATAACTATGGCAGCCCATACCAGAAGAAGGAAACCAAAGTATTTAAACTGAGCCTTAAAAACATTAACCAACGCCTGTTCCAGATCAACAGTGGTAATGTCATAGTTTCTAAATAA
- the ychF gene encoding redox-regulated ATPase YchF translates to MKAGIVGLPNVGKSTLFNCLSNAKAQSANFPFCTIEPNIGVVNVPDSRLEKLESLVNPERVLPATVEIVDIAGLVKGASKGEGLGNQFLGNIRETDAILHVLRCFDNDNIVHVDGSINPIRDKETIDMELQLKDLETVDKKLEKVKRAAKTGNKEAQKEEAVLLKIKQGLEAGTSIRALEFSKEDRNEFVKPLQFITDKPVMYVCNVDEESATTGNSYVDKVKEAVKDENAEVIFLAVGTEADITELETYEERQMFLEDLGLKEPGSAKLIRGAYKLLNLETYFTAGVKEVRAWTIPVGATAPQAAGVIHTDFEKGFIRAEVIAYDDFVAFGSETKVKEAGKMKVEGKEYIVKDGDVMHFRFNV, encoded by the coding sequence ATGAAAGCAGGTATTGTAGGATTACCAAACGTAGGTAAATCAACACTTTTTAATTGTCTATCAAATGCGAAAGCACAAAGCGCCAATTTTCCTTTTTGTACCATAGAACCTAATATAGGGGTAGTAAATGTTCCCGACTCGAGATTGGAGAAATTAGAATCTTTGGTCAATCCGGAGCGCGTATTGCCAGCAACAGTAGAAATAGTTGACATTGCCGGGTTGGTAAAGGGAGCAAGTAAGGGAGAAGGTCTTGGAAACCAATTTTTGGGCAATATCCGTGAAACAGATGCAATTCTTCATGTGCTGAGATGCTTTGATAATGACAATATTGTCCATGTAGATGGATCTATCAACCCTATTCGAGATAAGGAGACTATTGATATGGAATTGCAATTAAAAGATCTTGAAACGGTAGACAAAAAGCTTGAAAAAGTGAAACGTGCTGCCAAAACTGGAAATAAGGAAGCGCAAAAGGAAGAGGCTGTACTTTTGAAAATTAAACAAGGATTAGAAGCGGGAACTTCTATTCGCGCCCTTGAATTTAGCAAAGAAGACAGAAACGAATTTGTAAAGCCATTGCAGTTTATTACAGATAAACCTGTAATGTATGTCTGTAACGTAGATGAAGAGTCGGCCACTACTGGAAATAGCTATGTGGATAAAGTAAAAGAAGCGGTCAAGGACGAGAATGCAGAAGTAATATTTTTGGCAGTGGGAACTGAGGCTGACATTACTGAACTGGAAACGTATGAAGAGCGACAAATGTTCTTGGAAGATCTTGGTCTTAAAGAGCCTGGATCTGCCAAATTAATTCGCGGGGCATATAAATTATTAAATCTTGAAACCTATTTCACGGCAGGTGTCAAAGAGGTAAGGGCATGGACTATTCCAGTAGGAGCTACGGCGCCTCAGGCAGCTGGAGTAATTCACACCGATTTTGAGAAAGGATTTATCCGTGCAGAAGTGATCGCTTATGATGATTTTGTTGCCTTTGGAAGTGAAACCAAGGTTAAAGAGGCGGGCAAAATGAAAGTAGAGGGCAAAGAGTATATTGTAAAAGATGGTGATGTAATGCACTTTCGTTTTAATGTGTAG
- a CDS encoding TonB-dependent receptor produces MKLFYAFTAFLLLSVTTAFAQNSVSGTVKDDAGLPLAGVNIVEKGTNNGTSTNFDGNYEISVADNATLVFSYVGFATTEVNVGGQSTINVTLAEGMQLEEFIVVGSRTAPRSNADTPLPVDVIGAKELTSTGQMTFDKALQYRIPSFNTVQTPVNDATSLLDPYEIRNMGPSRTLILINGKRKNLSALLYTQTSPGRGETGADISAIPTDAIKRVEILRDGASAQYGSDAIAGVMNIILKDSPNVGSATIRTGITSEGDGEMFGVAVNNGTSIGEDKGFVNYTVDLSKVNIANRPGTVDAAGEFGDFFDPDAAELLTLSDVEEFLSRRPDAGNINGSPETAAAKFSVNFGYDLSENTELYGNAAYVYKSVNSFANYRTPYWRTLDENTGFPYLADFFPGNNPNNRNGYDGYLPTFEGLLSDYNATIGFKSTINDWNIDASFTTGGNTQTYKVNNTHNRNFVYSPSTWVDTNGNGSIDDGEVTEGSQLYRENSQQSFDPGGTAFSHNVGNIDISRILSDKVSIGVGAEFRTETFEVIEGELASYDGGGADSFAGASPQNSGKFNRYNIGGYFSLDYDVSDEFLLSGTIRTENYSDFGNAFVYKFSSRYKVSDAFTLRGSLSSGFRAPTLHQIFTQKAQYSFIPGQGIQVGGLINNVSTQAKLLGIPQLDAETSQNFTIGFGGKIAGGFSYTLDYYNITVEDRIVLGAEISATGDANNPLDVLLASNNLSDVSFFSNALDTKTSGIDAVLSYQNIALGQGLLDLNLSGNYTLQNERDGAVKDIPLVANAGQSVVNDTQEALFFTSRPVTKWILGANYDINKFGISLNNTYFGKTTFQQQGMDSNIFTEFTPKIVTDLGINYNATEKLTLALNINNILDVLPEWSFKSKNAAGDAILADAAQVQNQSNLITFNQRYSQMTYDGYHFSQLGTMLNFSVNYRF; encoded by the coding sequence ATGAAATTGTTTTATGCTTTTACAGCATTTCTTTTACTGTCAGTTACTACTGCTTTTGCGCAGAATTCGGTTTCTGGAACAGTAAAAGATGACGCAGGTTTGCCCCTGGCAGGAGTGAACATTGTAGAAAAAGGTACTAATAATGGAACATCAACCAATTTTGATGGGAACTATGAAATATCTGTGGCAGATAATGCCACATTGGTATTCAGTTATGTTGGATTTGCAACTACGGAAGTGAATGTTGGAGGTCAGTCAACAATCAATGTTACGCTTGCAGAAGGAATGCAACTGGAAGAATTTATTGTAGTAGGTTCACGTACAGCACCTAGAAGTAATGCGGACACGCCCTTACCTGTAGATGTTATTGGAGCCAAGGAATTGACTTCCACTGGACAAATGACCTTTGACAAGGCCTTGCAGTACAGGATTCCATCTTTTAACACGGTACAAACTCCGGTAAATGATGCGACCTCCTTATTGGATCCTTATGAAATAAGAAACATGGGACCAAGTAGAACATTGATCTTGATCAACGGAAAAAGGAAAAATTTAAGTGCCTTATTATACACCCAGACTTCACCGGGTAGAGGTGAAACGGGTGCTGATATCTCAGCAATCCCAACAGACGCCATCAAAAGAGTTGAAATACTAAGAGATGGAGCTTCTGCGCAATATGGTTCTGATGCCATAGCCGGGGTAATGAACATTATTCTAAAAGATAGCCCAAATGTAGGTTCAGCAACAATTAGAACTGGTATTACCTCTGAAGGTGATGGTGAAATGTTTGGAGTTGCCGTTAATAATGGGACTAGCATTGGTGAAGACAAAGGTTTTGTAAACTATACTGTGGACCTTTCAAAGGTAAACATAGCGAACAGACCAGGTACAGTTGATGCCGCTGGAGAATTTGGTGATTTTTTCGACCCTGATGCAGCCGAATTGTTAACGTTATCTGATGTGGAAGAATTTTTATCAAGAAGACCTGATGCCGGCAATATAAATGGTTCTCCTGAAACGGCAGCTGCTAAATTTTCAGTAAACTTTGGTTACGACTTAAGTGAAAATACTGAATTATATGGTAATGCGGCTTATGTTTATAAGTCAGTAAACAGTTTTGCCAATTACAGAACGCCTTATTGGAGAACATTAGATGAAAATACTGGATTTCCATATTTAGCGGATTTTTTTCCTGGAAACAACCCAAATAATAGAAATGGATATGATGGGTATTTACCAACTTTTGAAGGGTTGTTAAGTGATTACAACGCTACTATTGGTTTTAAATCTACTATCAATGACTGGAACATAGATGCTAGTTTTACAACTGGTGGAAATACACAGACTTACAAAGTGAATAATACACATAATAGAAATTTTGTATACTCTCCTTCTACTTGGGTTGATACCAATGGTAACGGATCTATAGATGATGGCGAAGTAACCGAAGGTTCTCAATTGTACAGAGAGAACAGTCAGCAGTCATTCGATCCGGGTGGAACTGCTTTCTCCCATAATGTAGGGAATATAGATATTTCAAGAATACTTTCTGATAAAGTAAGTATAGGTGTTGGTGCTGAGTTCAGGACCGAAACCTTTGAAGTTATTGAAGGTGAACTAGCTTCTTATGATGGTGGAGGTGCGGATTCCTTTGCAGGTGCATCCCCTCAAAATTCTGGTAAATTTAACCGTTATAATATTGGTGGTTACTTTAGTTTGGATTATGATGTATCTGATGAATTTCTATTAAGTGGAACTATTCGTACTGAGAACTATTCTGATTTTGGTAATGCTTTTGTATACAAGTTCAGCTCACGTTATAAAGTTAGTGATGCCTTTACTTTAAGAGGTTCGCTTTCTTCCGGTTTCAGAGCTCCTACCCTTCACCAAATCTTTACTCAAAAAGCCCAGTATAGCTTTATTCCGGGTCAAGGTATCCAAGTTGGTGGTTTAATCAACAATGTATCTACTCAGGCAAAATTATTGGGTATCCCTCAATTGGATGCCGAAACATCTCAAAATTTCACAATTGGATTTGGTGGTAAAATCGCGGGTGGATTTAGCTATACCCTTGATTATTACAATATTACTGTTGAAGACCGGATTGTATTAGGTGCTGAAATAAGTGCTACTGGCGATGCTAATAATCCTTTGGATGTTCTTTTAGCATCCAATAACTTAAGTGATGTCAGTTTCTTTTCGAATGCACTTGATACTAAGACGTCAGGGATAGACGCCGTATTGAGCTATCAAAATATTGCCTTAGGCCAAGGGTTACTTGATTTAAACTTATCTGGGAACTATACACTTCAAAACGAACGTGATGGTGCTGTTAAAGACATTCCTTTAGTTGCCAATGCGGGACAGTCAGTTGTAAACGATACCCAAGAGGCTCTGTTTTTTACTTCTAGACCAGTGACAAAATGGATTTTAGGGGCAAATTATGACATCAACAAGTTTGGGATCTCTTTAAACAACACTTATTTTGGTAAGACTACATTCCAGCAACAAGGAATGGATAGTAATATATTTACAGAGTTTACACCAAAAATTGTAACCGATTTGGGGATTAATTATAATGCAACTGAAAAACTTACTCTTGCACTTAATATAAATAATATACTGGATGTATTACCTGAATGGAGCTTTAAATCTAAGAATGCGGCAGGAGATGCTATTTTAGCAGATGCTGCTCAAGTACAAAATCAGTCTAACCTGATTACATTCAACCAACGTTACTCTCAAATGACTTATGATGGATACCATTTTAGTCAATTAGGAACAATGTTGAATTTTTCAGTGAACTACAGATTCTAG
- a CDS encoding 4Fe-4S dicluster domain-containing protein, producing the protein MAIIITDECINCGACEPECPNTAIYEGADDWRYSDGTSLSGKVVLPNGSEVDADEVQEPISDEIYYISPDKCTECMGFHEEPQCAAVCPVDCCVPDDSHVETEEELLAKQRFMHPEG; encoded by the coding sequence ATGGCAATTATAATAACTGATGAATGTATAAATTGTGGGGCTTGTGAACCGGAATGTCCAAATACCGCAATTTACGAAGGAGCAGATGATTGGAGATATAGTGATGGTACTTCCTTATCCGGGAAGGTGGTATTGCCAAATGGCTCTGAAGTGGATGCCGATGAAGTACAAGAGCCAATAAGTGACGAAATTTATTATATCTCTCCTGACAAGTGCACGGAATGCATGGGCTTCCATGAAGAACCACAATGCGCCGCAGTATGTCCGGTGGATTGTTGCGTTCCAGATGACAGTCATGTGGAAACAGAAGAAGAATTACTGGCAAAGCAGCGTTTTATGCACCCAGAAGGATAA
- a CDS encoding acyl-CoA reductase has translation MTELELRLEAFVKLGGLFREFCEFSNKSDHNQESANEWFIQFDETITLAGHKNGWFIKDNILFCLEKWGALLTEENLVKWLSHYDIDQNKPKTVALIMAGNIPLVGFHDFMVTILTGNKALIKLSSNDNVLLPFVIKYLIDIAPTLENKITITEGQMKGFDVVVATGSDNTSRYFEHYFGNKPNIIRRNRNSVAVLTGNETTAQLNALGEDIFRYYGLGCRSVSKLFVPKNYNFNVFFEAIFSFNPIINQVKYSNNYDYNKAVYLMSEFKLLDNGFLMLKEDESYSSPIATVFYETYDSLNDLELKLKKEKEKIQCVVGKGIIDGEIAFGETQNPNLSDYADGIDTVEFLINA, from the coding sequence ATGACTGAGCTTGAACTGAGATTAGAAGCATTTGTTAAACTTGGTGGTTTGTTCCGAGAGTTTTGTGAATTTTCCAATAAAAGTGATCACAATCAAGAATCCGCTAATGAATGGTTTATACAATTCGATGAAACGATTACTTTAGCTGGACATAAAAATGGATGGTTCATTAAAGATAATATCCTTTTTTGTTTAGAAAAATGGGGAGCACTTTTGACTGAAGAAAATCTTGTCAAATGGCTGTCACACTATGATATTGATCAAAATAAACCAAAGACTGTCGCTCTGATAATGGCCGGCAATATACCTTTGGTCGGTTTTCATGATTTTATGGTAACAATTTTAACAGGGAACAAAGCCTTGATAAAATTATCCTCCAATGATAATGTCCTACTGCCCTTTGTGATAAAATATTTAATCGACATTGCCCCTACTCTTGAAAATAAAATTACCATTACTGAAGGCCAAATGAAGGGTTTTGATGTAGTGGTTGCCACTGGAAGTGATAACACTTCAAGATACTTCGAGCATTATTTTGGAAATAAACCTAATATTATTAGAAGAAACAGAAATTCAGTGGCCGTTCTGACGGGTAATGAAACCACAGCACAATTAAATGCGCTGGGAGAGGATATTTTCAGATACTACGGGCTTGGTTGCAGAAGTGTATCCAAGCTTTTTGTTCCCAAAAACTATAATTTCAATGTCTTTTTTGAGGCTATCTTTTCCTTTAACCCAATAATTAATCAAGTAAAGTATTCCAACAATTATGATTACAACAAGGCTGTTTATCTAATGAGTGAATTTAAGTTACTGGATAATGGTTTTTTAATGCTCAAAGAGGACGAAAGTTATTCTTCCCCCATAGCCACTGTATTTTACGAGACCTACGATTCGCTAAACGATTTGGAATTAAAACTTAAAAAAGAAAAGGAAAAAATACAATGCGTTGTTGGCAAGGGGATTATAGATGGGGAAATTGCGTTTGGAGAAACGCAGAATCCAAATTTATCGGACTATGCCGATGGGATTGATACCGTAGAATTTCTGATAAACGCATAA